A region from the Neurospora crassa OR74A linkage group V, whole genome shotgun sequence genome encodes:
- a CDS encoding DNA-3-methyladenine glycosylase, translating into MILSTCQVKPRLIRQALGRWRLTLESSGCHTLATYRGQVVICRTLTISSSCLQLTTPTVKMATRRSARLSALAVAQLNDAAAPILPPPAPAPKSRKRKASVEDEGAPATEEPQLPSTPQKRKVSKKTAPPPATPTPAAAALLSSPAVQKPKPAAVSRLADPNKTNAPLLSPQTSRVVSSSPIRPRDIRDGLSPSKPQAPGWTTKDSESTTTENILEKACAHLIAIDPRMKPLIDKHPCRVFSPEGLAEQIDPFESLVSSIISQQVSGAAAKSIKAKFVALFEEEDDPPSDQEDGKEKKKTQENDPTPTPTKRRFPTPAHILAKDLPTLRTAGLSQRKAEYIHGLAAKFASGELSASLLASAPYEELVAKLVAVRGLGLWTVEMFACFALKRMDVFSLGDLGVQRGMAAFVGRDVKKLKNGGNGNGKDKKWKYMSEAEMREISERFRPYRSLFMWYMWRVEETDVSTME; encoded by the coding sequence ATGATATTGAGCACCTGTCAAGTCAAACCGAGACTCATACGTCAGGCATTGGGTCGGTGGAGATTGACTCTGGAGTCCTCAGGCTGTCACACACTTGCAACTTACCGTGGTCAAGTTGTCATTTGTCGCACTCTCACCATCTCTTCTAGTTGCCTTCAATTGACAACACCCACCGTAAAGATGGCAACCCGAAGATCTGCGCGGTTGAGTGCTCTGGCCGTAGCCCAGCTCAACGACGCGGCTGCTCCcatacttcctcctccggcaCCTGCTCCCAAGTCCCGGAAGAGGAAAGCCAGCGTCGAGGACGAGGGCGCGCCAGCCACAGAAGAACCACAACTACCTTCAACTCCTCAGAAACGGAAAGTCTCAAAGAAgacagcaccaccacccgcaaCTCCAACACCAGCCGCCGCAGCTCTGCTCTCCTCCCCGGCTGTTCAGAAACCCAAACCCGCCGCCGTCTCCCGCCTAGCCGACCCAAACAAGACCAACGCCCCTTTACTCTCCCCTCAAACTTCACGCGTGGTCTCTTCCAGCCCAATCAGACCCAGAGATATCCGAGACGGCCTCTCCCCATCCAAGCCCCAGGCCCCTGGCTGGACAACAAAAGACTCCGAGAGCACCACAACAGAAAACATTCTGGAAAAAGCCTGCGCCCATCTCATCGCCATCGACCCACGCATGAAACCTCTCATCGACAAGCACCCCTGCCGCGTCTTCAGTCCCGAGGGACTAGCAGAGCAAATCGACCCCTTTGAAAGTCTCGTGAGCAGTATCATTTCCCAACAGGTAAGCGGCGCGGCAGCCAAGTCGATAAAAGCCAAATTCGTCGCTCtattcgaagaagaagacgacccCCCTTCAGATCAAGAAGAcggcaaggagaagaagaagacccaaGAGAACgatccaacaccaacaccaacaaaacGCCGCTTCCCCACCCCGGCCCACATCCTAGCCAAGGACCTCCCCACCCTCCGCACCGCCGGCCTCTCCCAGCGCAAAGCCGAGTACATCCACGGCCTCGCCGCCAAATTTGCGTCGGGCGAGTTATCCGCCTCGCTCCTCGCCTCGGCGCCCTACGAGGAACTAGTGGCCAAACTCGTCGCCGTTCGCGGACTGGGGCTCTGGACCGTCGAGATGTTTGCTTGTTTTGCGCTCAAGAGGATGGATGTCTTTTCGCTGGGCGACTTGGGCGTGCAAAGAGGGATGGCGGCGTTTGTGGGGCGGGATgtgaagaagctcaagaatGGGGGGAACGGGAACGGAAAGGATAAGAAGTGGAAGTATATGAGCGAGGCGGAGATGAGGGAGATTAGTGAGAGGTTTCGGCCGTATAGGAGTTTGTTCATGTGGTATATGtggagggtggaggagacggaTGTTAGTACTATGGAGTAA
- a CDS encoding mannan polymerase II complex ANP1 subunit, which translates to MLLPKGGVSWKAARAQLPPARALWAILTKTRFLLLVAVTGVVLLLWRGISTGASEMQSFYCWGPSKPPMEMTLNEQQAWNAHLHTPVIFNHHAPLEINSSTISHVDLNPVKSTTKAVANEERILILTPLKDASRYLSKYFELIAELTYPHHLIDLAFLVSDSTDDTLAVLASELDRIQKRPDQIPFHSAMVVEKDFDFKLSQNVEERHSFAAQGPRRKAMGRARNYLLSAALKPEHSWVYWRDVDIVDSPKKILEDFIAHDKDILVPNIWFHRYQNGRDIEGRFDYNSWVESDKGRRLASSLDKDVVLAEGYKEYDTGRTYMARMGDWRDDKDVEIELDGIGGVNILVKADVHRSGINFPCYAFENQAETEGFAKMAKRAGYQVIGLPNYVVWHIDTEEKGGNA; encoded by the exons ATGCTTCTCCCCAAAGGCGGCGTCAGCTGGAAGGCTGCGAGAGCACAGCTTCCTCCCGCAAGGGCACTATGGGCTATCCTCACAAAGACAcgattcctcctcctcgttgccGTAACAGGAGTGGTGCTATTACTATGGCGCGGCATCAGCACAGGCGCCTCCGAGATGCAAAG TTTCTATTGTTGGGGTCCCTCAAAACCGCCAATGGAGATGACGCTCAATGAGCAACAAGCTTGGAATGCCCACCTCCATACTCCTGTTATCTTCAACCACCACGCCCCGCTAGAAATTAACTCGTCCACCATCAGCCACGTCGACCTCAACCCCGTCAAGTCCACCACCAAGGCCGTCGCCAACGAGGAGCGCATCCTGATCCTCACCCCTCTCAAGGATGCCTCCAGGTATCTCTCCAAGTACTTCGAGCTGATCGCCGAGCTTACCTACCCTCACCACCTCATCGATCTTGCCTTCCTCGTCAGCGACTCTACCGATGACACTCTTGCTGTCCTGGCTTCCGAGCTGGATCGCATCCAGAAGCGCCCCGACCAGATCCCCTTCCACAGCGCCATGGTTGTCGAGAAGGATTTCGACTTTAAGCTGAGCCAGAATGTTGAGGAGCGCCACTCGTTCGCTGCCCAGGGTCCTCGTCGCAAGGCCATGGGTCGCGCGCGCAACTACCTCCTTTCTGCTGCCCTGAAGCCCGAGCACTCCTGGGTTTACTGGAGGGACGTGGACATTGTTGACAGCCCCAAGAAGATCCTCGAGGATTTCATTGCCCACGATAAGGACATTCTTGTTCCCA ACATTTGGTTCCACCGCTACCAGAACGGCCGCGATATCGAGGGTAGAT TCGACTACAACTCTTGGGTCGAGTCCGACAAGGGTCGCAGACTTGCTTCTAGCCTTGACAAGGATGTTGTTCTCGCTGAAG GCTACAAGGAGTACGACACCGGCCGCACTTACATGGCTAGAATGGGCGACTGGCGCGACGACAAGGACGTCGAGATCGAGCTTGACGGTATTGGTGGCGTGAACATTCTTGTCAAGGCCGATGTTCACCGTTCTG GTATCAACTTCCCCTGCTACGCTTTCGAGAACCAAGCCGAGACCGAGGGTTTCGCCAAGATGGCCAAGCGCGCCGGCTACCAGGTCATCGGTCTTCCCAACTACGTTGTCTGGCACATCGACACCGAGGAGAAGGGTGGTAACGCATAA
- the qcr7 gene encoding ubiquinol-cytochrome c reductase complex protein: MSAPSLVQAVAKRGWLNKMLKPVSNWYINAAGYRQMGLRADDLISEENETVLAALQRLSPKESYDRIYRIRRATQLSLTHKLLPKNEWTTQEEDVPYLRPLIDQIEAEAAEKDALDTLAVVKN, from the exons ATGTCTGCCCCTTCTCTCGTCCAGGCCGTCGCTAAGCGTGGCTGGTTGAACAAGATGCTCAAGCCCGTCTCCAACTGGTACATCAATGCCGCCGGCTACCGTCAGATGGGTCTCCG CGCCGACGACCTCATCTCCGAGGAGAACGAGACCGTCCTCGCCGCCCTCCAGCGCCTTAGCCCCAAGGAGTCGTACGACCGCATCTACCGCATCCGCCGCGCCACCCAGCTCTCCCTCACCCACAAGCTCCTGCCCAAGAACGAGTGGACCacccaggaggaggacgtcCCCTACCTCCGCCCCCTGATCGACCAGatcgaggccgaggccgccgAGAAGGACGCTCTCGACACCCTGGCTGTCGTCAAGAACTAA